GGGCGCGCGGGCCCGCGAGGTGCTCGAGGCGCTCCGTGGCTGATCCGGTCCGCATCACGTTCCTCGGCGGTCTCGGCGAGATCGGCCGCAACTGCGCCTGCATCGAGGTCGACGGCCGCATCATGCTGCTCGACTGCGGCCTGATGTTCCCGGACCTCGACATGCTCGGGGTCGACCTCGTCCTCCCGGACTTCACGTACCTGCGCGACAACGCCGACCGTGTCGAGGGCTGCATCACCACCCACGGCCACGAGGACCACGTCGGTGGGCTGTCCTTCCTGCTGCGGGACATCTCGTTCCCGATCTACGGCTCCGAGCTCGCGCTCGGGATCGCCCGCAACCGCATCGAGGAGGCCGGGTTGCTCGGGCGCACCGAGCTCATCCCGGTGCGCGACGGCGAGCGCCGCATGATCGGGCCGTTCGACGTCGAGTTCATCCCCGTCACCCACTCGGTGCCGCACGGCTTCGCCACCGCGTTCCACACGCCGCAGGGCACGATCCTGCACTCGGGGGACTTCAAGCTCGACCTCACCCCGGTCGACGGGCGCCTCACCGACCTCGCCCGGATGGGTCAGATCGCGAAGGAGGACGGCGTCCGGCTGCTCCTCGCCGACTCCACCAACGCCGAGGAGGCCGGTCACTCCCGGTCCGAGAGCTCGGTCGGCGCCGTCCTCTACGACCTCTTCCACGCCCACGAGGGGCGCCGGATCATCACCGCCAGCTTCGCCAGCCACGTGCACCGGGTGCAGCAGATCGCCGATGCGGCGATGGCGTTCGGCCGCACGGTCGTCACCATCGGCCTGTCGATGAAGAAGAACGTGCGGTTGGCGCGGGACCTCGGACTGCTGAAGATCCCCGACCACGCCATCCGCGACATCGAGGACGTCGGTGACCTCGAGCCGGGCAAGGTGTGCATCATCTCCACCGGTAGCCAGGGCGAGCCGATGTCGGCGCTCGCGCTGATGGCCTCGGGGGAGAGCCGCTGGCTGAAGCTCGGACCGGACGACACCGTCATCCTCAGCTCCCACCCGATCCCGGGCAACGAGATGAACGTCTCGAAGGTCAT
This portion of the Actinomarinicola tropica genome encodes:
- a CDS encoding ribonuclease J, which gives rise to MADPVRITFLGGLGEIGRNCACIEVDGRIMLLDCGLMFPDLDMLGVDLVLPDFTYLRDNADRVEGCITTHGHEDHVGGLSFLLRDISFPIYGSELALGIARNRIEEAGLLGRTELIPVRDGERRMIGPFDVEFIPVTHSVPHGFATAFHTPQGTILHSGDFKLDLTPVDGRLTDLARMGQIAKEDGVRLLLADSTNAEEAGHSRSESSVGAVLYDLFHAHEGRRIITASFASHVHRVQQIADAAMAFGRTVVTIGLSMKKNVRLARDLGLLKIPDHAIRDIEDVGDLEPGKVCIISTGSQGEPMSALALMASGESRWLKLGPDDTVILSSHPIPGNEMNVSKVIDGLVRLGAEVVHSGIADVHATGHAKADELKTLHSITRPDWFIPVHGEYRHLRQHARIAASMGTPEDRILVCEDGDSVLLTDDGIERTESVPAGYLYVDGIVGDIGHGVLRDRKVLAEEGVVVVIAAVDVVNGVVITGPEVITRGWVHAPEAEELLGEATEVVRQAIEEALAEEAPDVETLQRVIRRAAGRFVNQRTRRRPMIVPVVMEA